From a single Sphaeramia orbicularis chromosome 4, fSphaOr1.1, whole genome shotgun sequence genomic region:
- the fam43a gene encoding protein FAM43A encodes MLPWKKNKFDLIEEDKQSKQKGYAVSLHYSALTSLARSCPESALSRVGSMFKSKRKKVKITSEDPTYTVLYLGNATTIQSKGDGCTDVAVSKIWGKSEMGKNGTKMRLTISSQGIRMVHVDDKARRPGHLYLLHRITYCVADPRLPKIFAWIYRHEMKHKAVMLRCHAVLVSKPEKAKAMALLLYQTSATALAEFKRLKRRDDARHQQQQLIGEQSIPLVPLRKLLNGQCYYKPPVERSRSAPKLGSITEDSVGEEEEEKAAMHFECEDILDNECVSNGKQELTQIINDLVEMSIGNDVQTLKADLRVTRLLSGESTGSESSIDSNQDPPAAPPGGGGFQEVKVQEIA; translated from the coding sequence ATGCTGCCGTGGAAGAAGAATAAGTTCGACCTGATAGAGGAAGATAAGCAGTCCAAGCAGAAGGGCTATGCGGTCAGCCTGCACTACTCTGCGCTCACCTCTTTGGCCAGGTCGTGTCCGGAGAGCGCACTGAGCAGGGTGGGCAGCATGTTCAAGTCCAAGCGCAAAAAGGTCAAGATCACCAGCGAGGACCCCACCTACACGGTGCTGTACCTGGGCAACGCCACCACCATCCAGTCCAAGGGGGACGGGTGCACGGACGTGGCCGTGAGCAAGATCTGGGGCAAGAGCGAAATGGGCAAGAACGGCACCAAGATGCGCCTGACCATCAGCTCCCAGGGCATCCGGATGGTGCACGTAGACGACAAGGCGCGGAGGCCGGGACACCTGTACCTGCTGCACCGGATCACCTACTGCGTGGCCGACCCCAGGCTCCCCAAGATTTTCGCGTGGATTTACCGGCACGAAATGAAGCACAAAGCCGTGATGCTGCGCTGCCACGCGGTGCTGGTGTCCAAGCCGGAGAAAGCCAAGGCCATGGCCCTGCTGCTCTACCAGACCTCCGCCACGGCCCTGGCCGAGTTCAAGAGGCTGAAGAGACGGGACGACGCCcggcaccagcagcagcagctgatCGGGGAGCAGAGCATCCCCCTGGTGCCGCTGCGGAAGCTGCTGAACGGACAGTGTTACTACAAACCCCCGGTGGAGCGGAGCCGGAGCGCACCCAAGCTGGGCTCCATCACGGAGGACTCagtgggggaggaggaggaggagaaggcggCCATGCACTTTGAGTGTGAGGACATCCTGGACAATGAGTGCGTGTCCAACGGCAAACAGGAATTAACTCAGATCATTAATGACTTAGTGGAGATGAGCATCGGAAACGACGTGCAGACTCTGAAGGCGGACCTGAGGGTCACCAGGCTCCTGTCCGGGGAGAGCACGGGCAGCGAGTCCTCCATAGACAGTAACCAGGACCCCCCCGCGGCCCCCCCAGGAGGAGGAGGCTTCCAGGAGGTCAAGGTGCAGGAAATTGCCTAA